From a region of the Labrus mixtus chromosome 5, fLabMix1.1, whole genome shotgun sequence genome:
- the aplnra gene encoding apelin receptor A produces the protein METTTGEYVDNYDYYDDNETACDFSEWEPSYSLIPVLYMLIFILGLSGNGVVIFTVWRSKSKRRAADVYIGNLALADLTFVVTLPLWAVYTALGYHWPFGVALCKISSYVVLVNMYASVFCLTCLSFDRYLAIVHSLSSTRLRSRGTMLASLGAIWFLSGVLAVPTLLFRTTVNDLNSNRTTCAMDFSLVTMNQRHEYLWIAGLSLSSSALGFLLPFLAMTIFYCFIGCTVTRHFNNLRKEDQKKKRLLKIITTLVVVFAICWTPFHVLKSMDALSYLNLAPSSCGFLRFLLLAHPYATCLAYVNSCLNPFLYAFFDLRFRSQCLCLLNLKKAMHGQMSSMSSTLSAQTQKSEIQSLATKV, from the coding sequence ATGGAGACCACTACTGGGGAATATGTTGATAACTACGACTACTATGACGACAATGAGACTGCCTGTGACTTTTCAGAGTGGGAGCCTTCTTACTCCCTCATCCCGGTCCTCTACATGCTCATCTTCATCCTGGGCCTGTCGGGTAACGGCGTGGTCATCTTCACTGTCTGGAGATCCAAATCGAAACGCCGGGCTGCTGATGTCTACATAGGCAACCTGGCCCTGGCTGACCTCACCTTCGTCGTGACCTTACCTCTGTGGGCAGTGTACACGGCACTGGGCTACCACTGGCCCTTTGGAGTGGCTCTGTGTAAGATCAGCAGCTATGTCGTTCTGGTCAACATGTATGCCAGCGTCTTTTGCCTCACCTGCCTCAGCTTTGACCGGTACCTGGCAATCGTGCACTCTCTGTCCAGCACCCGTCTGCGCTCACGCGGCACCATGCTGGCCTCCTTGGGCGCTATATGGTTCCTCTCCGGCGTCTTGGCGGTGCCCACGCTGCTCTTTCGCACCACCGTGAATGACCTAAACAGCAACCGCACTACCTGCGCCATGGACTTCAGCCTGGTCACTATGAACCAGAGGCACGAGTACCTCTGGATTGCCGGGctcagcctctcctcctctgccttgGGCTTCCTCCTGCCTTTCTTGGCCATGACCATCTTCTACTGCTTCATCGGCTGCACAGTCACGCGCCACTTCAACAACCTGCGCAAAGAGGACCAGAAGAAGAAGCGCCTATTGAAGATCATCACAacactggtggtggtgtttGCAATCTGCTGGACTCCCTTCCACGTGCTAAAGAGCATGGACGCCCTCTCCTACCTGAACCTGGCCCCGAGCTCCTGCGGTTTCCTGCGTTTCCTGCTGCTGGCTCACCCCTATGCCACCTGCCTTGCCTACGTCAACAGCTGCCTCAACCCGTTCCTGTACGCCTTCTTTGACCTGCGCTTCCGTTCCCAGTGCCTGTGCCTGCTCAACCTGAAAAAGGCAATGCACGGCCAGATGAGTTCCATGTCATCCACGCTCAGCGCCCAGACTCAGAAGTCGGAGATTCAGTCTCTGGCCACAAAGGTGTAG
- the hpdb gene encoding 4-hydroxyphenylpyruvate dioxygenase — MTTYTDKGEKHEQGRFLCFDHLTFWVGNAKQAASFYCNKLGFEPLAYQGLETGSRDVVSHAVRQGKIIYVFSSALNPGNKEMGDHLVKHGDGVKDIAFTVQDCDFLVQKARERGAVIIKEPHTLEDKQGKVRLAVLQTYGDTTHTFVERTGYTGLFLPGFNPPLFKDPLLSKLPSGKLDFIDHVVGNQPDDEMVPVVEWYQRNLLFHRFWSVDDKQLQTEFSALRSIVVANYEETVKMPINEPAMGKRKSQIQEYVEYYGGPGVQHIAMNTSDIITAIRNLKERGMEFMCVPDTYYDQLRENLKNSKVKVSEDLDVLQELKILVDFDDNGYLLQIFTKPVQDRPTVFLEVIQRHNHQGFGAGNFKSLFQAIEADQHARGNLTVLTPNGISRNI, encoded by the exons ATG aCAACATACACAGATAAAGGAGAAAAG CATGAGCAGGGCAGGTTCCTCTGCTTCGACCACTTAACATTTTGGGTTGGAAATGCAAAACAG GCTGCTTCATTTTACTGTAACAAGCTGGGATTTGAGCCTCTGGCTTACCAGGGTCTGGAGACAGGCAGTCGAGATGTGGTGTCCCACGCAGTCAGACAAGGAAAG ATCATTTATGTGTTCTCCTCCGCCCTGAATCCTGGAAACAAAG AGATGGGAGATCATTTAGTGAAGCATGGGGATGGAGTGAAGGACATTGCATTTACAGTGCAGGACTGTGACTTCCTTGTGCAG AAAGCCCGAGAGCGAGGTGCAGTTATTATAAAGGAGCCGCACACGCTGGAGGACAAGCAAGGCAAAGTCCGGCTGGCTGTGCTTCAGACC tacggtgacaccacacacacatttgtggaGAGGACAGGTTACACCGGCTTGTTTCTGCCAGGCTTCAACCCCCCTCTGTTCAAGGACCCTCTATTATCCAAACT ACCAAGTGGAAAGCTGGACTTCATTGATCACGTTGTAGGAAACCAACCAGATGATGAGATGGTTCCTGTGGTTGAATG GTATCAAAGAAACCTCCTCTTCCACCGCTTCTGGTCGGTGGATGATAAGCAGCTCCAGACAGAGTTCAGTGCCCTTCGCTCCATCGTGGTTGCAAACTATGAGGAGACGGTGAAGATGCCCATCAACGAGCCGGCCATGGGGAAGAGAAAGTCTCAGATTCAG GAGTATGTGGAGTACTATGGAGGTCCAGGAGTGCAGCATATCGCCATGAACACATCAGACATCATCACTGCA ATCCGTAACCTGAAGGAGCGAGGGATGGAGTTCATGTGTGTACCGGACACTTACTACGACCAGCTGAGGGAGAACCTGAAAAACTCAAAGGTCAAAGTGTCAGAGGATCTGGATGTTTTGCAG GAGTTGAAGATCTTGGTGGACTTCGACGATAACGGCTATTTACTTCAGATCTTCACCAAGCCGGTTCAGGATCGGCCAACCGTGTTCTTGGAAGTCATTCAGAGACACAACCACCAG GGCTTTGGTGCAGGAAACTTCAAGTCTCTTTTTCAAGCCATTGAAGCGGACCAGCATGCGAGAGGAAACCTGACTGTCCTGACACCAAATGGAATTTCAAGGAA